In candidate division WOR-3 bacterium, a genomic segment contains:
- a CDS encoding formylmethanofuran dehydrogenase subunit E family protein, whose protein sequence is MEKALYLRDLKAQHSQGIGLSYSQAIKFHGHNGPFLALGFRIGKEIKRFLKPEGITDLLAIVGIEKRKPFTCIIDGLQCSLGTTMGKGNIILRKGKGWVRVKNRKTGKAVKFKIKKEVITRCLNSQDLSQDADEILKEKGENLWFSSWSK, encoded by the coding sequence TTGGAAAAGGCTCTCTACCTCCGGGATTTGAAGGCTCAGCATTCGCAAGGCATTGGCTTATCTTATTCCCAGGCGATAAAATTTCATGGCCATAATGGACCTTTTCTTGCCTTAGGCTTTCGGATTGGAAAAGAAATAAAAAGGTTCTTAAAGCCAGAGGGGATTACTGACCTTTTGGCAATAGTTGGTATAGAAAAAAGGAAACCTTTTACCTGTATCATTGATGGTTTACAATGCTCTTTAGGGACAACGATGGGTAAGGGGAATATAATTTTAAGGAAGGGTAAAGGCTGGGTGAGGGTGAAAAATCGGAAAACGGGAAAGGCAGTCAAATTTAAGATTAAGAAGGAAGTAATTACCCGTTGCCTCAACTCCCAAGACTTATCTCAGGATGCGGATGAGATATTGAAAGAGAAAGGAGAAAATCTCTGGTTCTCTTCTTGGAGTAAATAG